CAGGAGATTTCTACTTGCTGCTTGCCCCATTCCCGGGCTTTTTGAATATCGGTGCCCATATAAATATCGATTCGCTTCTTCCAGCGCTTGTTCATCTTGTCTAGCACCCGATACGTTCCCGGTAGGCCCTTAATTTTCACTTTGGTATGCCGGTCTAAGCCATGCTCGTGAAGCAGGTCGCGAGAGACTGCAATAACCTTCATGCCGGGTTCAAGCTTATCGCCCCAAGCAGCCGTAGTAGGATCGCCCTTTTTGGTTTGGGCTTCTACTGAATTATAGGCAGTAGCAGTAACTTCTAGTGTTTCCCGATTTTGACAGGAAAAGATATTGAGGGCAAACAGCGTAATTAATAGGGTAGAGGTAGTGGTGTTTTTCATAGCGATATTGTCCTTAACAACTATGAAAACAACAGATTTGAGCAACATACTGTTCAATGGGTAATACTTGTTCCGGTGTGATCGGAAAGCAATATCTAAAATAACTCCTGCTGCTGACCGATGCTGAGCGGTTGAGGTGCCGACAGTCTCAATCCACATTCCTGATTTAGTTGTTGCACTAAGTAGGTGCTAAGGTCAACGCAAAGTGCTTCTTCGGGCTGATGCACAATGAAGTACATCTCTTGAAGACCGAGCTTCAGCCACTTTTTAATTCGCTGTACCCAGGTATCAATCCGTAGGTAATCAGTGTGATGTAGACGGTTACCGACAAAACGAACCATCACGCTAGAAGTCGTTAGTCGCATATGCACAACATCGCGCCGTCCGGCAGTATCGGTAATCACCGTACTTACATTCATTTCTTCCAGCAGTTGAAACGCCCGGTCGCGAAGGCGCGGTTGACTAAACCAATCAGGATGGCGAAACTCTATCGCCAGCGGAATATCCTGAGGCCACTGTTCTAGGTAATTGAATAATAACTTTCCCTTTTGCGGATGAAACGTAGGCGGTAGTTGCATAAAAGGCATCCCTAGCTGGTTGCCAAAGGCGCGTAACGCTGGGGCTAGTTGTTCAGTGGCGTAAATACCCTGACCGAAATCTGTCTGGTGGCTAATTGATTGGGGTAGTTTAGGACAGAAGGTAAATGATTCTTCGGCTTTCTGTTTCCACTGAGTAACTTGATTCACGCTAGGAAGTTGATAGTGCGTGCTATTTAGTTCAATGGTAGAAAAGTGGCGGGAATAATGCGTAAGATAATCTTTAGCAGGAGTTTTGGGCGGATAAATCTTTCCAATCAGATCACGCTCTCCCCAACGAGCCGAGCCAACGAACACTCGCGGATTGGCAGAGCCACCGTGGTTTTCAAGAACTGGTTGCGTAGCCGGATGGTCAGGAGGAAGGGTAAAGTTAACTTTTGATATATCAGCGAGCTTTCCAAATTTCATACAAATCAATACGGTAACTGACGTCACCCCGTTGTTATTACGTTATTTGCGTTGGCAGTTTTACAATCATTTCTAACTTGCATCATTTCTCGCAAACATGCAACGATTTATCCTTTTACTGGGAATAACAATTGCCACACTGAGTGCTCAGCATTTGTATGCGCAGGTGGGCGGGCAACGGGTATTTGAGTTTCTAGAGATCAGCTCTACTGCTCAGATAACCGCGCTGGGTCGTCAGCAAGTAGCTTTGGGGTACGATTCTAGCCGGGTGCAGGAAGTTACTCAGTTCATGTTCAATCCAGCACTCAATCAGCCGGGGCTTCATCAGCAAGTCTCTATTCACTACACTCCCTACTATGCTGACATTGCCCAAGTGTCTTTAGGTTATTCTCATCATCGGGAAGCGGTCGGTACATTTGGCGTAGCCCTTCAGTACTTGAATTACGGCTCATTGGAAAGTTTTGATGCAACTGGCTTGCCTGCGGGAGATTTCTCAGCCCAAGATTTTGCGGTTGTGCTGAACTACAGCCACGAGATGCGCCCGTTTCGGTTGGGGGGGAATTTGAAGTGGGTAAACAGTCAAATCTCAGGCTATGCGGCTACCGGATTGTTGGCTGATGTTTCGGGCGTGTTTCGGCATCCTACCCAAGATTTAACGGTGGCGTTGGTGTTCAGCAATTTTGGCATTCTGCTACGGGATGAACTTTCGGCGGGCATTCGGGAATTGCCCAGCGATGTGAAGATTGGCGTTTCGGTAAAACCTCAGTTTATGCCCTTTCGTTTTCACTTTACGGCTTATCGTCTCATTAATGGCTACGACTACCGGGAAGAAGATGGGGAAGAACTAGGCATAGGCGGGCAAATACTTCGTCATTTATCATTTGGTTCAGAACTGTTATTAACCCCTAATTTTCAGCTACGGGTGGGCTATAACCATTTAACCCGAAGCACGTTACAATTACCACAAACGGCGGGTGGGGCCGGACTTACTTTCGGACTCATGTTTAGAACGAACACCTTTCGGGTCGATTACAGCCGGGCTACACTGCACGCGGCTGGTGCCTTTAATCAAGTTGGACTGTCGCTGAACTTAGATCAAATATTTCTCAAGAAGCTTTAGCATAAAATCTACTTTCTATCCGTCTTAAACTATAATTGCGATAGTGCAGTTATCAAATCCTACTGAATTTAATAATCAAGACAAAATACTATGTTAGAAGATAAGCAGTATTTGACCCCTCGCCAGATTGTTGCTGAGTTAGATAAATATATTATTGGGCAAAACGATGCCAAGAAGAATGTAGCCATTGCCCTACGAAACCGCTGGCGCCGAATGCACGTGCCTACCGAGATACAAAACGAAATCATTCCCAACAATATCTTAATGATTGGGGCTACCGGGGTGGGGAAAACTGAGATTGCCCGTCGGCTAGCTAATCTCGCTGATGCCCCATTTACCAAAGTAGAAGCCTCTAAATTTACCGAGGTAGGTTACGTAGGTCGTGATGTAGAAAGCATGGTGCGCGACTTGGTAGAGCAGTCGGTTAACTTGGTGAAGGAGCGTAAGCAAGAAGAAGTAAAGGAAAAAGCGGCTGATATAGTAGAAGAAATTATTCTGGATGCATTGATTCCGCCGATTAAGAGCACACCTGCGCGAAGCCAGTCTTCTACCGTCGGGTTTGAAACCAAC
This region of Tunicatimonas pelagia genomic DNA includes:
- the porQ gene encoding type IX secretion system protein PorQ, encoding MQRFILLLGITIATLSAQHLYAQVGGQRVFEFLEISSTAQITALGRQQVALGYDSSRVQEVTQFMFNPALNQPGLHQQVSIHYTPYYADIAQVSLGYSHHREAVGTFGVALQYLNYGSLESFDATGLPAGDFSAQDFAVVLNYSHEMRPFRLGGNLKWVNSQISGYAATGLLADVSGVFRHPTQDLTVALVFSNFGILLRDELSAGIRELPSDVKIGVSVKPQFMPFRFHFTAYRLINGYDYREEDGEELGIGGQILRHLSFGSELLLTPNFQLRVGYNHLTRSTLQLPQTAGGAGLTFGLMFRTNTFRVDYSRATLHAAGAFNQVGLSLNLDQIFLKKL
- a CDS encoding 3D domain-containing protein, producing the protein MWIETVGTSTAQHRSAAGVILDIAFRSHRNKYYPLNSMLLKSVVFIVVKDNIAMKNTTTSTLLITLFALNIFSCQNRETLEVTATAYNSVEAQTKKGDPTTAAWGDKLEPGMKVIAVSRDLLHEHGLDRHTKVKIKGLPGTYRVLDKMNKRWKKRIDIYMGTDIQKAREWGKQQVEISWMAGS
- a CDS encoding DUF72 domain-containing protein, translating into MKFGKLADISKVNFTLPPDHPATQPVLENHGGSANPRVFVGSARWGERDLIGKIYPPKTPAKDYLTHYSRHFSTIELNSTHYQLPSVNQVTQWKQKAEESFTFCPKLPQSISHQTDFGQGIYATEQLAPALRAFGNQLGMPFMQLPPTFHPQKGKLLFNYLEQWPQDIPLAIEFRHPDWFSQPRLRDRAFQLLEEMNVSTVITDTAGRRDVVHMRLTTSSVMVRFVGNRLHHTDYLRIDTWVQRIKKWLKLGLQEMYFIVHQPEEALCVDLSTYLVQQLNQECGLRLSAPQPLSIGQQQELF